A genome region from Williamwhitmania sp. includes the following:
- a CDS encoding HepT-like ribonuclease domain-containing protein → MDSEIKTWLYDILQSIKEIESYFEERPKKFDEYINDIRTKRAVERDIEIIGEAVNRILKRDKQFQLENVHNIIGTRNRIAHGYDKISDDLIWSIVINHLPKLKEEITSKLGE, encoded by the coding sequence ATGGATAGCGAAATTAAAACTTGGTTGTACGACATTCTACAATCAATAAAAGAGATAGAGAGTTACTTTGAAGAGAGACCAAAGAAGTTCGATGAATACATTAACGATATAAGAACAAAACGAGCCGTTGAAAGGGATATTGAAATAATTGGAGAGGCGGTTAATAGAATATTGAAACGAGACAAACAATTCCAGCTAGAAAATGTCCATAATATCATAGGAACCAGAAATAGAATTGCACACGGCTATGACAAGATATCTGACGATTTAATTTGGAGCATTGTTATCAATCACCTTCCGAAACTGAAAGAAGAAATCACCTCGAAACTAGGAGAATAA